In Chryseobacterium sp. C-71, the genomic window ACAATCCCGAGTTTTTTCAGGCTTGGAAAGATAAAAATGGCTTGTAGCTATTTGCATTTGGCTTTTAGCTAAAAATGTTTAATCAAACCAATCAGCAATTAATGAACAAAGAAATTTACATTACAGATTACAACTGTGTCACGCCTTTGGGTTTTGATGTGGAATCAAACTGGAACGCACTTTTGGAAGGAAAATCCGGCGTTGCGTTGCATAAAATTATAGAAAATCAAGAAGCGTTCTTTGTTTCTAAAATTGATTCTGAGAAACTGGATGAAGAATTTAGTAAACTCTTCGACTCCGATCAGAGTGACAATCAGAATTTCACAAGACTTGAAAAGATGTTTTTATTAAGTCTAAAAGCTTTGGTGGACAGAAATCCAATCTCAGATGAAACGGCTTTTATTCTTTCAACAACAAAAGGAAATATAAGTTTATTAAAAAACGAAAGCACTTTACCGGAAGGTGTTTACCTTTCAAATTTAGCTCAAAAACTGGCTGATTTTTTTGGATTTAAAACAAAACCGATTGTGGTTTCCAACGCCTGTGTTTCCGGAGTAATGGCGATTTCTGTGGCGAAAAATATGATTCAGGCAGGAAAATACAAAGACGCTTTTGTGGTTGCCGGAGACGAGATTACTGAATTTGTAATTTCAGGTTTTAATTCTTTTCAGGCGATTGGAAGTGAGCCTTGCAAACCGTACGATAAAAACCGTAATGGAATTAATTTGGGAGAAGCGACCGCTATAGCTTACATCACTTCTACCCCATCAGCGAATGAAAAATTTAAGTTTAAAATTCTGGGCGACTCAGCAATTAATGATGCCAACCATATTTCCGGACCATCGAGAACCGGCGACGGATTATTTGCGAGCGTTCAAAATGCAATGAAAGAAGCAAAAGTTTCATCCGAACAAATCGATTTTATTTCCGCTCACGGAACGGCAACCCTTTACAACGACGAGATGGAAGCCATCGCCTTCAACCGAATGGATTTGCAAAATGTTCCTCTCAACAGTATGAAAGGATATTACGGACATTGTTTAGGCGCATCAGGTTTGCTGGAAAGTATTATTTCAATGGAATCTGCTTTGAACAATATTTTAATTCCGTCCAAAAACTTTGAAGAAATGGGCGTTTCGAAAGATTTGAATATTATCAAAGAAAATCAGTCGGCAGAAATCAAATATATCTTGAAAACGGCTTCTGGTTTTGGCGGGTGCAATGCGGCGATAGTATTAGAAATTGAATCTTTATAAAAAGTTTATTTCTAAATCATTAACTATTACAAAATTCTTATATTTTATGTTAAGGAAAATTCTATTTTTAATGGGGTTATACAAACTTTTGAATATATTTGTCTATAATAAAAATTTCTATGAATTCTAAAATTTTCACATTTTTGTTATTGGCTTTTATTGTCTTTTTCAATAATTCGTGTTCAAATGGAGATGAAGTACAAACAACTCCAACCAATACTAGTTTGCAGAATCCTACTCAGAATTCCAATAAAATATTGAAATTTATTAAATCTACTGATAATAATCCTACACATTACTTTCAAAATTCTAATGGCAAAATAGTTTTATGGAATACTAGTTACAATAACAATTACAATGCGACTATACACTCGGTAACCTATAACTCAATGGGTAAAATTGATAAAATATCAATTTCTAATTCCTCCTCTATTAATTATTATGAAGCACAATTTAAATATAACAACAATTTGCTTTCAGAAATTGTATATCTACACAAAGATACAAATGGCAATTTCTTGCTAAACACAAGTTACACTGTTCAGTATAAAAATTCTAAAATATATCGTCTTATCAGAACCACTTATAATACACCACAAGATTATATAAACGACACTCTAAATAACTGTAATATAACGGAATTAGAATTTTCTGGTGAAAACGTAACAAAAGCAACTTTTATTACAGGACAATATAGTAAAGCTACAGGAGTGATTAATGCTGAATCTTATGCATACTTTACAAGATTATATACTTACAATAATTCGATAATTAACCCTTATTCTACATTTCCGATAGAATTCCAAGCCTACTTAGCACACTTAAGTCTTGAAAATAGCGAGTATAGTGTCGATTATTTTTCAAAAAATGCAAAAAATGGCTTAACAACTTATGTACTACAGTCATTATTTTCAAATTATTATTTTAATTACGAAACTGATATAAGTTTAAATGGATTGCCAAATAAAATTGGCTCAAGTAATGGAAATTTTGGAAGCAAAGCAACTTTTGAATATGATTCTTTTTAAGATTTAAAAATTATAAATTTATTTAAAATTCGATTAGTATTAAGTTTTTTTATTGATATTAAAAAACTTAAAAATATCACTTTGATACTACTTCTTTTTATAATTTGCTGAAGGGGATGAAGCACCATAGCCACAATATGGAGATTTACACATAACCTACTCTAAACATAAAATTGAAACAGTTTAGTGTGGTGGTTTACCGTCATTCCGGACTAAAAAAAACTTTTTTTTGTTTAGTAGAATTGAGAATAATAGAAATTGAGAATTTTTGTTATTTTACAAAAGAAGATAATCATTTTTAATGTTTTAAAACCCAGTGTTAATTTACATGTAAAGAAGCTAAAGAAATAAAAACATGGAGTGTTGAGAAAAGAAGCTAAACTATGAAAATTCATCTACATTCTTGTAAGTTATTTATTAGATGATAAATCTCATTTATTAAAATAAAATCTTCTAGTCTATAGCCTTGAAAATTAACCCTTCAAAAATCAATATTGACATACTGCCTAATAGATACACCAGTAAATGAAAAAACTTCACGTTTGCACTATTGAAAATGCTCAGATTATTCTTAATCATAAAATCATTTTCGAATCGGAATTATCTTCTTTCTCAGACTTTGCTAAAGAAGCATATAAAAATTTAGAACTTAATTATCCGAAATTTCATAAAATGGATAATCTCAGCAAACTTGCATTTCTAGCTTCCGAAATGATTCTGAAAAATGACAACCACAGCAAAACAGCTTTGGTTTTCGCCAACAAATCCTCAAGCCTCGATACCGATTTTAAATATCAGGAAAGCATCAATTCTCAGGAAAATTATTTCCCGAGTCCTGCTGTTTTTGTGTACACTTTGCCGAATATTTGTGTTGGCGAAATTAGCATTAAACATAAAATGCAGACCGAAAATGCGTTTTTCGTATTGGATGAATTCGATGAAGAATTTTTGAATTCATACGTGGCACAGATTCTGCAATCAGGGAAAGCTGAAAAAGTTTTATGTGGCTGGGTCGAACTGTATCAGGAAAGTTACAAAGCTTTTGTATATTTGCTGACTTTGTAATATAACAATTTAACAATGTAAAAGTTTATCAATAATTAAACACCTTAAACATAATTGGTAAATTGCTAAACTTATACATTGGTACATTATAAATGAAATTTATTTATGGAAGATTTAAAATTAGAATTAAAAAACAAAATCATAGAAGTTCTTAATCTTGAGGATGTTGCAGTAGAAGAAATCAAAGATACAGACCCACTTTTCGGTGGCGGTCTTGGTTTGGATTCTATCGACGCGCTGGAATTAATCGTACTTCTCGATAAAGACTACGGAATCAAATTATCTGACCCGAAAAAAGGGAAAGAAATCTTCCAGTCCATCGAAGTGATGGCAAAATACATCGAAGAAAACAGAACAAAATAATTCTTTTTATTTTGAACACTAAGTTCTCTAAGTCATTGTTAAAAAATTGAAAATATTTTTCGTTCTCAACGGCTCTTTGCTCAGCAACGAACACCAATTGTATTTTCTTGGCTGAGTGAAACGCCTTTGCGGACTTAAAAACAGAATTATTATAAAAAATCTTTGCGCTCTTTGCGTTAAAAAGAATTCAAATCAATGAGTCAAAAAATTGCCATTACAGGAATGGGCATCATTTCCTCCATTGGTAACAATGTTGAGGAAAATTTTATTTCGCTGACGACCGGAAAACACGGCATTTCAGACATCGAATTGTTTGAAACACGCCACGCCGGAAGCATCAAAACAGGCGAGATAAAATTGTCTAATGAAGAGCTTGCACAGAAACTTCAGCTACTTGAAGACAACAATTTAACAAGAACTGCTTTGTTGGGAATGGTCGCTGCAAAAGAAGCTGTAGAAAGTGCCGGAATTTCGGATATCAACGAATATAAAACCGGACTCATCTCCTCCACAAGCGTGGGCGGAATGGATATCACCGAAAAATATTTCTACACCTACGAAGATTTCCCTGAAAAACAAAAATATATTGATTCACACGATGCCGGAAATTCATCTTTGGCAATTGCAGAACTGTTGGGTCTGAAAGGAATGGTTTCTACCATCAGCACAGCCTGTTCGTCTGCAGCCAATGCGATTATGATAGGCGCAAAACTTATCAAAAACGGCGTTCTGGACCGTGTGATTGTTGGCGGAACAGATTCGCTTTCGAAGTTTACTTTGAATGGATTTAATACGCTGATGATTCTCACCGATTCTTACAACACGCCTTTTGACAACGACAGAAAAGGTCTAAACTTAGGCGAAGCAGCCGCTTTCCTAGTTTTGGAATCTGATGAAGTTGTAAAAAAAGAAAATAAAAAAGTACTCGCCTATCTTTCAGGTTACGGAAACGCCAACGATGCGCACCACCAAACCGCTTCTTCGGAAAACGGACAAGGTGCTTACTTGGCAATGGAAAAAGCATTGAAAGTTTCAGGTTTAAATAAAGAAAACATTGATTACATCAACGTTCACGGAACTGCAACTCCGAATAATGACTTGTCTGAAGGCATTGCAATGATTCGGATTTTTGGCGAAAATCAGGTTCCGGAATTCAGTTCAACGAAAGCGTTCACAGGTCATACTTTGGCAGCTGCGGCTGGAATTGAGGCGGTTTACTCGATTTTAGCAATGCGGAACAATGTGATTTTTCCAAATTTAAATTTCAAAACTAAAATGGAAGAATTTGATTTGACGCCGGTTACCGAACTGAAAGAGAAAAACATCAATCACGTACTTTCCAATTCATTTGGATTTGGAGGAAACTGTTCAACTTTAATTTTTTCTAAATAATGAGTGCAGTTTACATCAACAGTGCTGCCTGCATCTCGGTTCAGGACACTTTAAACGAAAACTTTTTTGACAATTTAAAGCCTGAAAATTCTGTTCAGGTTTTAAAAGCGATTGAGCCGAATTACAAAGAATTCATTCCGCCAGCAATGAGCAGAAGAATGTCTAAAACGGTAAAAATGAGTTCAGTAGCTTCCACAAAAGCTTTACAGGAAGCTGGAATCGAAAAACCCGATGCCATCATCGTCGGAACAGGAATGGGTTGCTCTCAGGATTCTGAAAAGTTTTTAAAAAATGTTCTTGAAAATAATGAAGAATTTCTAACCCCAACGTTTTTTATTCAATCTACGCACAATACGGTTGCCGGACAAATTGCTTTGGGATTGCAGTGTCACGGCTATAATTTCACTTATGTCAACTGTTCTTCGTCGCTGGAATTCTCAATGCTGGATGCAAAACTTCAGATTTTGGATGGCGAAGCAGATAATGTTTTGGTGGGTTCAACAGATGAACAAACCGACAGAACAATGGAATTGTTCAAGCTGAATGATTCGATTAAAAAAGAAAAAAATCTTCCTGTTGATTATTTAAATTCGACAACTGAAGGCGTGATTTGGGGCGAAGGTTCGAGCTTTTTCGTTTTAGGAAAAGATAAGACGGAAACTTCTTATGCACAATTAAAAGATATTCAAATTATTAACTCATTAAAATTAAATGAAACTCAACAATTCATCGAAGATTTTTTAGTTAAAAATAATTTGAAAAACCAAGATATTGAAGCTGTGATTTTAGGTTTCAGCGGAGATTCTGAATCGGATGTTTGTTATAAAAATGCTTCAGAATTATTTCCAAGTTCATCTTTATTGTATTACAAACATTTGAGTGGAGAATTCAATACAGCGAGTGGTTTTTCAACTTTTATGGCTTGTCAGATTCTTAAAAATCAAGTGATTCCTGAAGTGATGTTGATTAATGATCTGAAAAAAGAAAGCATTAAAAATGTGCTTTTGTATAATCATTTGAAAGGAAGCGACCATAGTTTGGTTTTGTTGGAGAAAGCTTAATTTACTAGATTATTTTGTGTGAAAATAATCAGAGTCTTTGTCATTCAGAGCGAAACGAAGTGGAGCGTGGAATCTAAGCAAATTTAAGACACTGTCGAGATTCCTACGGAATGACAAACAGATTGTTAAAGTTTAACTCCAAAAACAATAAAGATGAAACATTATCCATTTATTATTTTTTATCTTTTCTTGAATTTCTTTATTTACGCATTTCAAGGAACAATTTGGGTTTATATTTTCTGTTTCATACTCTTTTCTGCGGTTGTCATTTGGGGTTCTTTTGATATTCAATTAGGCTATTTTGTCAACAGTTTTACCCATAAACGAACAAAAAATAATGAAGTTGCTTTAACTTTCGATGACGGACCGACAGAATTTACACCGAAGTTTTTAGATATTTTAAAAGAGAATAACATCAAAGCTACCTTTTTCTGCATCGGAAAACAGATTGAAAAATACCCAGAAACGTTCCAAAGAATTATTACGGAAGGTCATACAATTGGAAATCACACTTTTTCACATTCAAATAACACCGGATTTTTATCAACTACTAAAATGATTGAAGAAATTGAAAAATGTGATGAAATAATTTTCAAAACAGGAAATATTACAACTAACCTTTACCGCCCACCTTTCGGAGTAACTAATCCGAATATTGCGAAAGCAATCAAGAAAACACAGAAAAAAAGTATCGGTTGGAATGTTCGTTCTTTGGACACTGTGATTACGGACGAGAAGAAAATTTTAAGGAAAGTAACAAAAGGTTTGAAAAAAGACAGTATCATTCTGCTTCACGATACTTCGGAAAAAACGTACAATGTTTTGGTCGAATTATTGTTATTTTTGGAGCGTCAAAAGTATTCAACTTTCACTATTGATTCAATATTTAAATCTAAAAATAATGTTTAAAAATATAGCTTTCATAGCACTTTTATTAATTTCAACTTTTGTTTTTGCACAGAACACAGCAATGACGAGCGCTGAATCTAAAGCATTCGTGACAAAAATTTCTGCTGAAACCAAAGAAATTAAAACTTTGCAAAGTGATTTTGTTCAGACAAAAAAAATGGATTTTTTAGATAAAAATATTGTCACACAAGGTAGGCTGTCTTTGAAATCTCCAAATATTTTAAGTTGGAAATACACAAAACCTTATCAATACAGCATTATTTTTAAGGAAAATAAAATCTTCATCAACGATCAGGGTAAAAAATCTTCGGTTGATGCCAAAAGCAAAACCTTTGAAAAAATCAATAAACTGATTGTCGGAAGTTCGAACGGAAAAATGTTCAACGATCCGGAATTTTCTGTGGTTTATTTGAAAAATTCAAGTACAAATATTGCTAAATTTACTCCAAAATCTGCTCAATTGTTGAAATACATCAAACAAATCGAACTTCATTTTCCTAAAAATCAATCGACAGTTTCTCAAGTTAATATGACTGAAGCTTCCGGCGATACAACGAATATTGTTTTCAAAAACACCAAAATCAATGCGCCGATTCCTGCTGCTGAGTTTTCTTTATAGTTCGTTTTTTTTGCTTTTGGTTTCTTGTAAATCTTATCAGCTAAAAGACGTAAAATCGGTTTCAAATACAGAAAAAACGGTTGAAAATCTTTACTTTTCATCAAAAGAAGATTACGTGTATAAATGTCAGATGGATATTTATAAAAATCACATCAGTGGAATTTTAATTATTAAAAAAATCTCTGATACCACACATCGAGTTGTAATGACTTCTGATTTTGGGAATAAAATGATTGATTTTGAAATTTCGGAAAGTGATTTTAAGCTCAACTATGTTTTGGCAGATTTAGACAAAAAAATGGTTATTAATTTTCTGAAAAATGATTTTCAGGAATTATTACGACAGAAATATCCTGTTGCTGAAAGTTTTGAAAATGAAAACTTTAGTATTTTTCGATCAGAACTAGATAAAAAAAATTATTACCTGTCTTTCAATAAAGAAAATTCTCTTCTAACAAAAATTGTTTACACAAAGAATAATAAGGAGAAAATCAATTTTAGTTTTGAAGCTAAAAAACCTACTTTTGCAGAGATGATTAATCTTGAACATAAAGATTTCAAAATCAATATTAAACTATTTCAAATTACCGAAACTGAATAAATATGCAAACGATTCTTACTGACTTTTATACGTTGGAAACTCAGGAAAAAACAGAAAGCGGAAGTTTTATCGCAAATATCAAATTAAATCAGGCTCACGATATTTTTAACGGGCATTTTCCTGGAAATCCGGTAACTCCTGGAGTTTGTATGATGCAGATTGTGAAAGAGCTTACTGAAGAATTTACAGGGAAAAAACTATTTCTAAAATCTGCTTCTAATGTAAAATTTATGGCGATTATCAATCCTTTCGAAACGCCTTATCTTAGGATACAGCTTGATATTAACGAAGGTGAAAATGAAGTGAAGGTAAAAAACATAACTTCCTTTGGCGAGACTATTGCATTGAAAATGTCAGTTAATTATACAAAAATATAGCATGAAACTGATATTATCTTTTTTCGCTGGACTATTTTTCTTTTTTCAGTCTTCTGATTTAGAAGTTTTGAGAAATGCTTATTCTAAAGCAAATTCATCAAATGAAGGTGCAAAAAACTTCATTGAAATTGCGGAGAAAAACTCTGCTTCTGATCCGTTGACTAAAGGATACAAAGCTGCTGCAGAAATTCTTGAAGCCAAAGTAACTACAGAAAAAAACAAAAGAAAATCTTTCGTGAAATCTGGTGCTACAGAATTAGAAAGTGTGATAAAATCTAATCCCAATAATGTCGAACTGAGATTGATCAGAATGAGCGTTCAGGAAAACATTCCGAAAATTGTGGGTTACTCTAAAAATCTTAAAGAAGATAAAATGTTCATCATCGACAATTATAGCAGACAAAATCCTGCTCTGAAAACTTATATTAGAAAATTTGCATCGCAGTCTAAAACAATGAATGCAGCAGAAAAAAATTCTTTAAGATAATCAAATGACTCTTTCTGAAGTACAGAATGCAATTGACGAGAGGAAAATCTGCGTTTTAATTCCTACCTATAACAACGAAAAGACACTTCAAAGAGTGATTGACGGCGTTTTAGAATACACGCAAAACATCATTGTTGTCAACGACGGTTCTACAGATTCTACTTCAGAAATTCTAAAAACTTATTCTCAACTTACCATTCTCAATTTACCTGAAAATAAAGGGAAAGGAAATGGTTTAAAAATCGGTTTCAGAAAAGCAAAAGAATTAGGTTACCATCACGCCATCACGATTGATTCAGACGGACAGCATTATCCAAACGATATTCCCGTTTTTGTAGAAGCATTATTGAATGAAAATCAAGATGTTTTATTAATTGGAAACCGAAATATGTCACAAGACGGAATTCCTAAGAAAAGCAGTTTCGGAAATCGTTTTTCTAATTTCTGGTTCTGGTTCGAAACCGGAATTAAACTGGAAGACACACAATCTGGTTACCGCTTATATCCTTTGCATAAAATTCCAAAAAAATATTTCACTCCAAAATTTGAATTTGAAATTGAAATCATTGTACGGACAGCCTGGAGACATATTCCTGTAAAAAATATCCCGATAAAAGTTCTGTATGACCCTGCAGAAAGGGTTTCTCACTTCAGACCGTTCAAAGATTTTACGAGAATCAGTATTTTAAATACAATTTTGGTGGTGATTACTCTTTTGTATATTATTCCCCGAAATTTCATCAATAATTTCAGAAAAAAAAGTTTCAAGAAATTTATCAGAGAAGATGTCTTAGAAAGTGACGGAAGTAATCGCACCAAAGCATTTTCTATTGCGCTCGGTGTTTTCGTAGGGTTCTCTCCTTTTTGGGGATTTCACACACTGCTTGTCATTTCTTTATCGGTTTTATTCAAACTCAATAAAGTTCTGGCTTTTGTAGCTTCAAACGTGAGTTTGCCGCCGTTTATTCCATTTATCATTGTGTCATCACTTTATTTGGGAGCACCATTTGTAGCGGGAGATAGCGATATTTTTCGTCAGGAATGGAATTTCGATTTAGTGAAAAATAATGTTTTACAATACGTGATTGGAAGTCTTATCCTGGCAACTTCAATGTCACTAATTTCCGGAATCGCAACGTTTTTATTTCTGAATAAAGTAACTCCTGAGAATAATTAAGCTTAAAATTACTTCAACTTTCTACTAGTTTTCTTTAAATATTTTTTAATGTTTTCTCTGTCCGGAACCGTTGTAATTTCTTTTGTCAATGCTTTTTCAAATTCAATATTTGCTTTAGAATACAGTTTATGATCAAAATAATATTTGCCCACTTGGAAGTAAACCAACCAAAAATCCGGGTTTAAAGACTGATAATATTCAATAAATTCTTCTGAAAGTATTTTATCTTCGTCTTCAAATTGAGATCCCAGTTTTTTAAATTCTTCATAATTCTTAAATTCCTGAGAATCTGTAAAAGAATCTTTACGAATATTGAAACTTGATTTAGCAAACTCACCACTTTTCAATCTTTTATCAGAAAAAATTTCGTTCAGATCATAACATACAAATTCTCCTAGCTGATAAGGATTGGAAGAAACCCAAACCATTTTTTTTTCGGGCGAAAAAATAACCGCGTGATGAGCTAAAAGTTGATTTATAGCCTTTTCATTTCCGTAACCAATACTTTTATCTTTTAAACCAGATTTATCTCTTAAAATAGAAGCCATTTTCTCAGGATTCAGTTTTGGGTTTTCCTGCAAAAGCTCTTGAAGTTTTTCATAGCGATATTCTGAATGACTTTCTACTATATGTTTTTGATTTCTTTTATCATCTTTAAAACTATCTGACTGAAAATGATTAGTGCAAAAAAGTTTATTAGAATTCTGAACTTCATAAACACCGAGGTTTTTAGGTGAAACTTCAATAATCACTGCTTTTTTATCATTTGCGCTTCCAACCAAAATAGATTCTGACACAAAAACCGTTCGTTTTCTTGCAATGGCAATCGCCTCATCAATATTTTTAGCATATTGCAAAATCTCTCTCGTCACCAGAGAAATTGGTGTTTTTGCTGTTAATGGAATTTTAGATTTTCCCGCATTGATTGTCACCGTAATTCCTTCTTTATTCATTCCGGAAACTACACCAATCATTCCGGGCCAACTTACAGACATGTACGAAATTCCTACTTCTGGCTCAACAAATTCGATCAGTTTATTTTTAGCAAAATTTTCCCCCACAGAAAAATCAAAATTTCTACCGATCAACAAATCTCCGTCTTCTGTATTTTCGTTCCAAACAGCCAGTGACGTACAGCCCACTACCATTAAATCCTGCATAGCATGACCGATATCGTGTGCGCCGTGCAGATAGATTGCTCTTCTGAATTTTGGAGCTATAAAATCATATTTATCCGCTGAATATTGGGATAAGCCATACAATTCAGCTTGAAAATCTTCTCTTACATTGAGATACATTTTTCGGTTGTACCATTTTAGGAAACCTCTCAACAATTTTTGCTTAAATTTCGACGGAACAAAACCTTCTACTTTTGAAAAGAAAATTTCTTCCTGATGTTGCATTAAATTCTGCGTTAAAGCACCATTATTGTAACCCAACTGCAAAGGATTACCTTTAATATACAATTCCCAGAGCTGCTGCTTATTTTTGGTTAAATAATTTTGATTAAAACTAAAAGTGGAATCATTGATCGTCTTCACTTTCGGTATTTCTAAAGAATATTGTTTTACATCAGGAATGTGTTTGACAGACTTTCTTGTCCCACACGAAATAAGATTTAAAACCAGAAAAATAAAAAATAAAGATTTACTTTTCATGGGCTTGATTTAAAATTTTCGATAAGCGCTCATCAATTAATTCTTTACCTAAAATTTCAGCACAGGTATTGAATGCTCCAATTGTACAGCCTAAAATTCCGTGCATGTTAACTGATTGGCCTGTGAGGAAAAGGTTTTCAATCTTTGTGCGTGGCGAAACCATCGTTTTCAAAGGGTTTTCTGAACTTTTGATATAACCGTACATATTTCCTTCAAAACTTCCGATATAATCCCGATAAGACAAAGGTGAAGACGTATAAATATTTTTAATTGAGTTTCTTAAATTCGGAATCTTCTTTTCCAAAGCATCAATCATTTTTTCTGTTTTTTCCAGCTTGAATTTTTCGTATTGCTTTCCTCTTTCATTTTCTTCAACAACAGTATTTACGGTAGTTTCCCAAACTTTCACCTCATCAAAATTCATATAAGAAATGGCAGTTAAGCTTTCTGCAAATTCAGGATGATGTTTTGCAGGCGTGGAAGAAAGCATATAGGTTTCCGGCCACGATTTCTTATCGTAACGATAGGCATTCCATACTGCTTCTTCGGTCGAATAATGATAAAGATTATAATTAAAATTTGAAATTGTCTGAGGTTTTAAAACCAAATAAACGCTAAAACACGACGAAACAGGTTCCCAGCTTAACACTCTGTTTAAGAAAGATTTCTTCAGTCTTTCTTCACCAATTAATTTAGTTAAAGAGCGAATTTCAATATTCGAAACAAACTTTTTAGCGAAATATTCTTTGCCTGATTTCGTTTTTACAGAACTTAAAACATTATTTTCATTAAAAATAATTTCAGCCACTTCTGAATGCTTGTGAATATCTGCTCCGTATTCTCTCAATTTACGGATTAAAAGTTTAGAAATCTGACTTCCTCCTTTCACGCATTTGTACGCACTTTGAATGTAAGAATTCACCGTTAAGGCGTGAACATAAAACGGAACATTTTCAGAATCTCCTGCATATAAAAAATTAGAGCCTAATAAAACGGATTGCAGTTTTTTATTCTGAGTAATGGATTCGATGAATCTTTTGGTATTTAAATGGAGAATTTCTTCGCTATAACTATCTTTTCCTACAATATTATATCTCGGAAAATGATTG contains:
- a CDS encoding C45 family peptidase gives rise to the protein MKSKSLFFIFLVLNLISCGTRKSVKHIPDVKQYSLEIPKVKTINDSTFSFNQNYLTKNKQQLWELYIKGNPLQLGYNNGALTQNLMQHQEEIFFSKVEGFVPSKFKQKLLRGFLKWYNRKMYLNVREDFQAELYGLSQYSADKYDFIAPKFRRAIYLHGAHDIGHAMQDLMVVGCTSLAVWNENTEDGDLLIGRNFDFSVGENFAKNKLIEFVEPEVGISYMSVSWPGMIGVVSGMNKEGITVTINAGKSKIPLTAKTPISLVTREILQYAKNIDEAIAIARKRTVFVSESILVGSANDKKAVIIEVSPKNLGVYEVQNSNKLFCTNHFQSDSFKDDKRNQKHIVESHSEYRYEKLQELLQENPKLNPEKMASILRDKSGLKDKSIGYGNEKAINQLLAHHAVIFSPEKKMVWVSSNPYQLGEFVCYDLNEIFSDKRLKSGEFAKSSFNIRKDSFTDSQEFKNYEEFKKLGSQFEDEDKILSEEFIEYYQSLNPDFWLVYFQVGKYYFDHKLYSKANIEFEKALTKEITTVPDRENIKKYLKKTSRKLK
- a CDS encoding NAD(P)/FAD-dependent oxidoreductase translates to MKKTYDILIIGSGIGGLVSALILAKEGLKVCVLEKNNQYGGNLQTFSRDKLIFDTGVHYLGGLSKGQNLHQFFSYLEIMNDLELQKMDENGYDKITFGDDEIEYPHAQGYDNFVEQLSNYFPEERENLENYCEEIQRVCNHFPRYNIVGKDSYSEEILHLNTKRFIESITQNKKLQSVLLGSNFLYAGDSENVPFYVHALTVNSYIQSAYKCVKGGSQISKLLIRKLREYGADIHKHSEVAEIIFNENNVLSSVKTKSGKEYFAKKFVSNIEIRSLTKLIGEERLKKSFLNRVLSWEPVSSCFSVYLVLKPQTISNFNYNLYHYSTEEAVWNAYRYDKKSWPETYMLSSTPAKHHPEFAESLTAISYMNFDEVKVWETTVNTVVEENERGKQYEKFKLEKTEKMIDALEKKIPNLRNSIKNIYTSSPLSYRDYIGSFEGNMYGYIKSSENPLKTMVSPRTKIENLFLTGQSVNMHGILGCTIGAFNTCAEILGKELIDERLSKILNQAHEK